A window of the Pseudomonas furukawaii genome harbors these coding sequences:
- a CDS encoding N-acyl-D-amino-acid deacylase family protein has translation MDTFDTLIRQATIVDGSGRASYIADLAIRGERIALLGDAGQARARRELDARGLVLAPGFIDVHTHDDTQVIRQPSMLPKLSQGVTTVIVGNCGISAAPVSLTGAPPDPMNLLGPASAFRYPRFADYRLAVEAARPAVNVAALVGHTALRSNHLDRLDRPASPAEIAAMRRQLADSLDAGALGLSSGLAYASAASAPTDEVRQLAEELSRCRALYATHLRDEFDGILDALDEAFDIARHAGCTVIVSHLKCAGAGNWGRSGEVLASLEQAARRQPLGCDCYPYAASASTLDLNQVTGDFDILITWSEPHPEEAGQPLARIAQRWRLPLLEAARRLQPAGAVYRCMSEADVRRILAHPLTMVGSDGLPDDPRPHPRLWGTFPRVLGHYCREQRLLPLEQAVHKMTGLSAMRFGLGERGRIEPGFHADLVLFDPQTVSDTATFEQPRRAATGIHAVWVNGALSCLHGQAQTQRAGRFLPRENLPGQTILQEESQ, from the coding sequence ATGGACACCTTCGACACGCTGATTCGCCAGGCCACCATCGTCGACGGCAGCGGCCGGGCCTCCTACATTGCCGACCTCGCCATCCGGGGCGAGCGCATCGCCCTGCTGGGCGACGCGGGCCAGGCACGGGCCCGCCGGGAACTGGACGCCCGTGGCCTGGTGCTGGCCCCGGGCTTCATCGACGTCCACACCCACGACGACACCCAGGTGATCCGCCAGCCCTCGATGCTGCCCAAGCTGAGCCAGGGCGTGACCACCGTGATCGTCGGCAATTGCGGCATCAGCGCGGCGCCGGTCAGCCTCACCGGCGCGCCACCGGACCCGATGAACCTCCTCGGACCGGCCAGCGCCTTCCGCTACCCGCGCTTCGCCGACTATCGCCTGGCCGTGGAGGCGGCCAGGCCCGCGGTCAATGTCGCCGCGCTGGTGGGCCACACCGCCCTGCGTAGCAATCACCTGGACCGCCTCGACCGCCCCGCCTCACCCGCGGAAATCGCAGCCATGCGCCGGCAACTGGCGGACAGCCTGGACGCCGGCGCCCTGGGCCTGAGCAGCGGCCTCGCCTACGCCAGCGCGGCGTCGGCGCCGACCGACGAGGTCCGCCAGCTGGCGGAGGAGCTGTCACGCTGCCGGGCGCTCTACGCTACCCACTTGCGGGATGAGTTCGACGGCATCCTCGACGCCCTGGACGAGGCCTTCGACATCGCCCGGCACGCCGGCTGCACCGTCATAGTCTCCCACCTCAAATGCGCCGGCGCCGGCAACTGGGGACGCAGCGGCGAAGTCCTGGCCAGCCTCGAACAGGCGGCCCGCCGGCAACCCCTGGGCTGCGATTGCTACCCCTACGCCGCCAGCGCCTCCACCCTGGACCTGAACCAGGTCACCGGAGACTTCGACATCCTCATCACCTGGTCGGAGCCTCATCCCGAAGAGGCCGGCCAGCCCCTGGCGCGCATCGCCCAACGCTGGCGACTGCCCCTGCTGGAGGCCGCTCGCCGCCTGCAGCCGGCCGGTGCGGTCTACCGCTGCATGAGCGAAGCCGACGTCCGCCGCATCCTCGCCCATCCCCTGACCATGGTGGGCTCCGATGGCCTGCCCGACGACCCGCGCCCCCACCCGCGACTCTGGGGCACCTTCCCCCGGGTGCTGGGCCACTACTGCCGCGAACAGCGCCTGCTCCCCCTCGAACAGGCGGTGCACAAGATGACCGGCCTCAGCGCCATGCGCTTCGGGCTCGGCGAACGCGGCCGAATCGAACCCGGTTTCCACGCCGACCTGGTGCTCTTCGACCCGCAGACGGTGTCCGACACCGCCACCTTCGAGCAACCGCGACGCGCCGCGACAGGCATTCACGCGGTGTGGGTCAACGGCGCGCTGTCCTGCCTTCATGGCCAGGCCCAGACGCAACGGGCCGGCCGCTTCCTGCCTCGGGAGAACCTCCCGGGCCAGACCATCCTCCAGGAGGAATCGCAATGA
- a CDS encoding RidA family protein: MNALKRHGIALGTGSQPLPFAQAVEADGWLYVSGQTPLKDGIVADGGIVPQAHQCIRNLLAILENAGYGPEHVVRCGVWLDDPRDFAAFNQVFQTYFGAHPPARACVVSSLVIDCKVEVDCVAYRLPGAKGGSA; the protein is encoded by the coding sequence ATGAACGCGCTCAAACGCCACGGCATCGCCCTGGGCACCGGCAGCCAGCCCCTGCCCTTCGCCCAGGCCGTCGAAGCCGACGGCTGGCTGTACGTTTCGGGCCAGACGCCACTCAAGGACGGCATCGTCGCCGACGGCGGCATCGTCCCCCAGGCGCATCAGTGCATCCGCAACCTGCTGGCGATCCTCGAGAACGCCGGCTACGGACCGGAGCACGTGGTTCGCTGCGGCGTCTGGCTGGACGACCCGCGCGACTTCGCCGCGTTCAACCAGGTCTTCCAGACCTACTTCGGCGCGCACCCGCCGGCCCGCGCCTGCGTCGTCTCCAGCCTGGTGATCGACTGCAAGGTCGAAGTGGACTGCGTCGCCTACCGGCTTCCCGGCGCCAAGGGAGGCTCGGCATGA
- a CDS encoding MurR/RpiR family transcriptional regulator has protein sequence MDILYLIRSRRDQLRGNAARIAGAILEDVGFAASASIDQLAARAGVSKAAMSRFARLMDCGDLRELRLRLARAAAVGNRFLAPGDAPRTTSRFFRRVLGDIEHSLHRHLEGFDEARFRQAVDLIASAGKIVAFGMGGCSTVFASEIQYRLVRLGHVVSTYHDPVLMRIAAASLGPSDLLVLLSITGITPDLLETARLARSYGARLLAITRADSPLATLADLHLPLHLEESDFIYTPTAARYGMLLAIDLLATELALRDPGASQELLRRVKLALDDYRQGDDRLPLGD, from the coding sequence ATGGACATTCTCTACCTGATCCGCAGCCGCCGGGATCAGCTGCGGGGCAACGCCGCCCGGATCGCCGGGGCCATCCTCGAGGACGTGGGCTTCGCGGCGTCCGCCAGCATCGACCAGCTCGCCGCGCGGGCCGGCGTGAGCAAGGCCGCCATGTCCCGTTTCGCCAGGCTCATGGATTGCGGCGACCTGCGCGAACTGCGTCTGCGACTGGCGCGGGCCGCCGCCGTGGGTAACCGTTTTCTCGCCCCCGGCGACGCCCCCCGGACCACCTCGCGTTTCTTCCGACGGGTGCTGGGGGACATCGAGCACAGCCTGCACCGGCACCTCGAAGGGTTTGACGAAGCCCGCTTCCGCCAGGCGGTCGACCTCATCGCCTCGGCCGGAAAGATCGTCGCCTTCGGCATGGGCGGCTGTTCCACGGTGTTCGCCAGCGAAATCCAGTACCGCCTGGTACGCCTCGGCCACGTCGTCTCGACCTACCACGACCCGGTGTTGATGCGCATCGCCGCCGCCAGCCTGGGGCCGTCCGACCTGCTGGTGCTGCTGTCGATTACCGGCATCACCCCCGACCTGCTGGAAACCGCACGCCTGGCGCGCTCCTACGGTGCCCGGCTGCTGGCCATCACCCGCGCCGACAGCCCCCTCGCGACCCTCGCCGACCTGCACCTGCCCCTGCACCTGGAGGAATCCGACTTCATCTACACACCCACCGCCGCCCGCTACGGCATGTTGCTGGCCATCGACCTGCTGGCCACCGAGCTGGCGCTGCGCGACCCCGGTGCAAGCCAGGAACTGCTGCGCCGGGTGAAGCTGGCCCTGGACGACTATCGCCAGGGCGACGATCGACTGCCGCTGGGAGACTGA
- a CDS encoding ABC transporter ATP-binding protein: MTASPRNVVLSVDGLKTWFHSRDGIAKSVDGVTFDLARGETLALVGESGCGKSVTSLSIMGLLPRPAGRIEAGRILFRDRQGARHDLARASPATLQRIRGAEIAMIFQEPMTSLNPLYTVGDQIAEAVLQHQGGSRTAALKRARDMLDRVEIPAADRRVHEYPHQLSGGMRQRVMIALALACDPAVLIADEPTTALDVTVQAQILDLLRRLQAEMGMSILFITHNLAVVAEIAHRVAVMYAGRVVEDAGVHDLFERPSHPYTRGLLSCLPTADLLASGERLRAIPGNVPSVLSLPPGCTFAPRCDLAAEACRAAVPELVPVRSGHRARCIKVNRI; encoded by the coding sequence ATGACGGCAAGCCCCCGAAACGTCGTGCTGTCCGTGGACGGACTCAAGACCTGGTTCCACAGCCGCGATGGCATCGCCAAGTCCGTTGACGGCGTGACCTTCGATCTCGCCCGGGGCGAGACGCTGGCCCTCGTGGGCGAGTCCGGTTGCGGAAAGTCCGTCACCAGCCTGTCCATCATGGGACTGCTGCCCAGGCCGGCGGGCCGCATCGAGGCGGGTCGCATCCTGTTCCGCGACCGCCAGGGCGCGCGACACGACCTGGCCCGGGCCAGCCCGGCCACCCTGCAGCGCATCCGTGGCGCCGAGATCGCCATGATCTTCCAGGAACCCATGACCAGCCTGAATCCGCTGTACACCGTGGGCGACCAGATCGCGGAAGCGGTGCTGCAGCACCAGGGCGGCAGCCGGACGGCGGCCCTGAAGCGCGCACGCGACATGCTGGACCGGGTGGAGATCCCCGCAGCCGACCGGCGCGTGCACGAGTACCCCCACCAGTTGTCCGGCGGCATGCGCCAGCGCGTGATGATTGCGCTGGCGCTGGCCTGCGATCCGGCCGTGCTGATCGCGGACGAACCCACCACCGCGCTGGACGTGACCGTGCAGGCGCAGATCCTGGACCTGCTGCGCCGCCTGCAGGCCGAGATGGGCATGAGCATCCTGTTCATCACCCACAACCTGGCGGTGGTAGCCGAGATCGCCCATCGCGTGGCGGTCATGTATGCCGGACGCGTGGTCGAGGACGCCGGCGTCCACGACCTGTTCGAACGCCCCTCGCACCCCTACACGCGCGGCCTGCTGTCCTGCCTGCCCACGGCGGACCTGCTCGCCTCCGGCGAACGGCTGCGCGCCATCCCCGGCAACGTGCCCAGCGTGCTGTCGCTGCCACCGGGCTGCACCTTCGCGCCGCGCTGCGACCTGGCCGCCGAGGCCTGCCGCGCCGCCGTGCCTGAACTGGTCCCCGTGCGCAGCGGACATCGCGCACGCTGCATCAAGGTGAATCGGATATGA
- a CDS encoding sugar kinase has translation MRIACLGECMIELSGSPLERRFGGDTLNTALYLARLLSSEPEPVAYISALGDDPLSRDMLARWREEGLDTERVAVRPGELPGLYLVELDPDGERRFFYWRDNSAARRHFATVEDFTPWLDRRRTDALYLSGISLALFPGQRREAFLDALEGFRAEGGQLWYDNNFRPALWHAAEARAAQERMLAMTDIALLTLDDECQLHGLRDAARVARNALDSGCGEVVVKRGAEPCLLAGPDHWLEVPAQSVPRVVDTCAAGDAFAAAYLASRIQGLDERHAAENGHRLAATVIGHFGAIIPRGSMPGIDPGG, from the coding sequence ATGAGAATCGCCTGCCTCGGGGAATGCATGATCGAACTGAGCGGTTCGCCCCTGGAGCGCCGCTTCGGCGGCGATACCCTCAACACCGCGCTCTACCTCGCCCGCCTGCTGTCCAGCGAACCCGAGCCGGTGGCCTACATCAGCGCCTTGGGGGACGACCCGCTCAGCCGGGACATGCTCGCCCGCTGGCGGGAGGAAGGCCTGGACACCGAACGGGTGGCGGTACGACCGGGGGAGCTTCCCGGCCTCTACCTCGTGGAACTGGACCCGGACGGGGAACGCCGTTTCTTCTACTGGCGCGACAACAGCGCCGCCCGCCGCCACTTCGCCACCGTGGAAGACTTCACGCCCTGGCTGGACCGTCGAAGGACCGACGCGCTCTACCTCTCCGGCATCAGCCTGGCGCTGTTTCCAGGCCAGCGCCGCGAGGCCTTCCTCGACGCCCTGGAAGGCTTTCGCGCCGAAGGCGGCCAGCTCTGGTACGACAACAATTTCCGCCCCGCACTCTGGCACGCCGCCGAGGCCCGTGCGGCCCAGGAACGGATGCTGGCGATGACCGATATCGCCCTGCTGACCCTCGACGACGAATGCCAGCTGCACGGCCTTCGAGACGCCGCCCGAGTCGCCCGGAACGCCCTGGACAGTGGCTGCGGGGAGGTGGTGGTCAAGCGTGGCGCAGAGCCCTGCCTGCTGGCCGGCCCCGATCACTGGCTCGAAGTGCCGGCCCAGTCCGTCCCGCGCGTGGTCGACACCTGCGCCGCCGGCGATGCCTTCGCGGCCGCCTACCTCGCCAGCCGTATCCAGGGCCTGGACGAGCGGCATGCAGCCGAGAATGGCCATCGCCTGGCGGCCACCGTGATCGGTCACTTCGGCGCGATCATCCCCCGGGGCTCGATGCCCGGAATCGATCCGGGCGGTTAG
- a CDS encoding ABC transporter ATP-binding protein yields MTNLQRSRANASLVRIEELKVHFPTSQARHAPVVRAVDGVSFDIPKNRILGLVGESGSGKTTTGRALLRLLTPSAGRILFDGHDITALSDRQMLPWRRRMQIVFQDPYASLNPRMTVAEILGEALDTHRLAQHRRAARIGELLERVGLDADHGRRYPHEFSGGQRQRIGIARALAVEPDFIVADEPVSALDVSVQAQVLNLLQDLQRDLGLTLLFVTHDLAVVDYLCDDVVVMYLGRVMERGPTRQVYANPRHPYTRALLSAAPVPDPRAQRTRIALAGEIPSPLDPPSGCVFRTRCPDAIDLCALPNLRESQVGPDHFASCRRLFDPPRADELPVSTKGG; encoded by the coding sequence ATGACGAACCTCCAACGGTCGCGCGCGAACGCGTCGCTGGTCCGCATCGAAGAGTTGAAGGTCCACTTCCCCACCTCGCAGGCGCGTCATGCGCCCGTCGTGCGGGCGGTGGACGGTGTCAGCTTCGATATACCGAAGAACAGGATCCTGGGCCTGGTGGGTGAGTCAGGATCGGGCAAGACCACCACCGGTCGGGCGCTGCTGCGCCTGCTCACACCCAGCGCCGGCCGCATCCTGTTCGATGGGCACGACATCACCGCCCTGTCCGACAGGCAGATGCTGCCCTGGCGCCGCCGCATGCAGATTGTGTTCCAGGATCCCTACGCCAGCCTCAACCCGCGCATGACGGTGGCCGAGATCCTCGGCGAAGCCCTGGACACCCATCGGCTCGCACAGCATCGCCGCGCCGCCCGCATCGGCGAATTGCTGGAGCGCGTGGGCCTGGACGCCGACCACGGTCGCCGCTATCCCCACGAGTTCTCCGGCGGCCAGCGCCAGCGCATCGGCATCGCCCGCGCGCTGGCGGTGGAGCCGGATTTCATCGTGGCCGACGAACCCGTGTCCGCCCTGGACGTGTCGGTGCAGGCGCAGGTGCTGAACCTGCTGCAGGACCTGCAGCGCGACCTGGGACTGACCCTGCTGTTCGTGACGCACGACCTGGCCGTGGTGGACTACCTGTGCGACGACGTGGTGGTGATGTACCTGGGCCGGGTCATGGAACGCGGCCCCACCCGCCAGGTCTACGCCAACCCGAGGCATCCCTATACCCGCGCCCTGCTGTCCGCCGCACCGGTGCCGGATCCGCGCGCCCAACGCACGAGGATCGCCCTCGCGGGCGAGATTCCCAGCCCGCTCGACCCGCCCTCCGGCTGCGTGTTCCGGACCCGCTGCCCGGATGCCATCGACCTCTGCGCCCTTCCCAACCTGCGCGAGTCCCAGGTCGGGCCCGATCACTTCGCGAGCTGCAGGCGCCTGTTCGACCCGCCACGGGCTGACGAACTTCCGGTTTCGACGAAGGGAGGCTAG
- a CDS encoding ABC transporter permease, with amino-acid sequence MASTTSPNIGAERWQVLRLLVSRKTVLISLILLAVLVAAALLAPWISPHDPFKLSIMDRLKAPSTAHWFGTDEFGRDLFSRVIHGGRLSLMVGFAVVVLSGALGIALGLIAGFFRSADRLVSRLIDAMMAFPDILLAISLVAALGPSLINVVIALGIVYTPRLARIVRASTLVIRELPFVEAARALGVPTWRIVTVHVLRNLASPILVQGTFIFAYAILAEAGLSFLGVGVSPDIPTWGTMISAGQQYMGSADWIMVFPGIAIVLSVLSLQLVGDGLRDVLDPRLRKEL; translated from the coding sequence ATGGCCAGCACGACCTCCCCGAACATCGGCGCCGAGCGCTGGCAGGTGCTGCGCCTCCTGGTCTCGCGCAAGACGGTGCTAATCAGCCTGATCCTCCTGGCCGTGCTGGTGGCGGCCGCCCTGCTGGCGCCCTGGATCAGCCCCCACGATCCGTTCAAGCTGTCCATCATGGACCGGCTGAAGGCACCCAGCACGGCGCACTGGTTCGGCACCGATGAGTTCGGCCGCGACCTGTTCAGCCGTGTGATCCACGGGGGCCGGCTGTCCCTGATGGTGGGTTTCGCCGTGGTCGTCCTGTCCGGCGCGCTGGGCATCGCGCTAGGGCTGATCGCCGGATTCTTCCGCTCGGCGGACAGGCTCGTGTCCCGCCTGATCGACGCCATGATGGCGTTTCCCGACATCCTCCTGGCCATTTCCCTGGTGGCCGCGCTGGGCCCCTCGCTGATCAACGTGGTGATCGCGTTGGGCATCGTCTACACGCCGAGGCTGGCGCGCATCGTCCGCGCTTCCACGCTGGTGATCCGCGAACTGCCCTTCGTCGAGGCGGCCCGCGCCCTGGGCGTGCCCACCTGGCGCATCGTCACGGTGCACGTGCTGCGCAACCTGGCGTCCCCAATCCTGGTGCAGGGCACCTTCATCTTCGCCTACGCCATCCTGGCCGAGGCCGGGCTGTCGTTCCTGGGCGTGGGCGTCTCGCCCGACATCCCCACCTGGGGAACCATGATCAGTGCCGGCCAGCAATACATGGGCTCGGCCGACTGGATCATGGTCTTCCCGGGCATCGCCATCGTGCTGTCCGTGCTGTCGCTGCAACTGGTGGGCGATGGACTGCGCGACGTGCTCGATCCCCGCCTGCGCAAGGAGCTGTGA